Proteins found in one Arthrobacter sp. U41 genomic segment:
- the smc gene encoding chromosome segregation protein SMC translates to MHLKSLTVRGFKSFASATTFEFEPGVTAVVGPNGSGKSNVVDALAWVMGEQGAKTLRGGKMEDVIFAGTSGRPPLGRAHVSLTIDNSDGALPIEYSEVTISRTLFRTGGSEYAINGAGCRLLDIQELLSDSGLGREMHVIVGQGQLDKVLHATPEDRRGFIEEAAGILKHRRRKEKTVRKLEAMQANLSRLSDLTGEIRRQLTPLGKQAEVARRAQTVQFEVRDARSRLLADDLVQLQQALAQDVADESALKARRGVVGQELELGRQRQAGLEQLAAEATPKLNAARDSWYRLSAGRERLRSLGLLAEERRRLLGSSDNVPDSGRDPEQLDRQAARVREEQAGLERQIVDRRSGLANATAAKQDAEEAAAAEDKRLASLLRAAADRREGLAKLAGQVGAARSRVESAQAELGRLRESLKAGEERRRQAHSEFTALETQAAGVEDGEETLDADYEEAGADLDAIDAEIDALKAAEREGERERGALLARRDALQLGLNRKDGSGHILRSGIAGVLGSLASMITVEPGFEAAIAAALGASSDAIVVQDSKVAATAVQRLKDDDAGRAALLLAGATAGRRTFDGQLPAGARWASELVTASGSEDAASGLPLPGLMAGIAVVEGLEGAAQLLAGRPELTAVTRAGDVLTALTVSGGSAKAPSLIEVQAAVEDASSRLASVTADLERQRFALASAQARRAVAQDRADAALEKLHDSDARLAAVAERLGHLNSVLRSAVGESGRLGATLAKAEANIVSEQAALEAVAARLAAAQEAPAEEEPSPEHRDALALAASLARSAEMEARLALRSAEEQLTAIRNRASSLERAAATERRAREEAAERARRRRLQAKRAAAVSAAVGQVIGFIDVSVELAALERDSAEERREQLDGELSAVRSSNDALARELAELTDSVHRDELARTQQRLRIETLELRSVEELGLTADQLVADFGPDQPVPVAAAESADKWAALRAPVDEDGHELVTGKPFVREEQEKRLKRAERDLSALGRVNPLALEEFAALEERHQFLSTQLEDLKSSRKDLLDIIKEVDERVQKVFAEAFEDTSAQFVRIFARLFPGGEGRLVLTDPSDMLTSGIEVEARPAGKKIKRLSLLSGGERSLTAVALLVAIFKARPSPFYVMDEVEAALDDTNLGRLITIFEELRESSQLIIITHQKRTMEVADALYGVTMRGDGVSTVISQRLGAQV, encoded by the coding sequence TTGCACCTCAAGAGCCTGACCGTCCGGGGATTCAAGTCCTTCGCTTCGGCGACGACCTTCGAATTTGAACCAGGCGTCACCGCCGTGGTCGGCCCCAACGGCTCGGGCAAGTCCAACGTGGTGGACGCCCTGGCGTGGGTGATGGGCGAACAGGGCGCCAAGACCCTCCGCGGCGGGAAGATGGAGGACGTGATCTTCGCGGGCACGTCCGGGCGTCCGCCGCTGGGCCGGGCCCACGTCTCACTCACCATTGACAACAGCGACGGCGCCCTGCCGATTGAATACAGCGAAGTCACCATTTCCCGCACGCTGTTCCGCACCGGCGGCTCGGAGTACGCCATAAACGGCGCGGGCTGCCGGCTCCTGGACATCCAGGAACTGCTCTCCGACTCCGGCCTGGGCCGGGAGATGCACGTGATCGTGGGACAGGGGCAGCTGGACAAGGTCCTCCACGCCACCCCGGAGGACCGGCGCGGTTTCATCGAAGAAGCCGCCGGTATCCTCAAGCACCGGCGCCGCAAGGAAAAAACGGTCCGCAAGCTCGAAGCCATGCAGGCCAACCTCTCCCGGCTCAGCGACCTCACCGGCGAAATCCGCCGGCAGCTCACACCGCTGGGCAAACAGGCCGAAGTCGCACGCCGGGCCCAGACCGTCCAGTTCGAGGTCCGCGATGCGCGCTCCCGCCTCCTCGCGGACGACCTGGTCCAGCTTCAGCAGGCCCTCGCCCAGGACGTCGCCGATGAGAGCGCGCTCAAGGCCCGCCGCGGCGTCGTCGGGCAGGAACTCGAGCTCGGCAGGCAGCGCCAGGCAGGCCTCGAGCAGCTTGCCGCGGAAGCCACGCCCAAGCTCAATGCCGCGCGCGACAGCTGGTACCGGCTCTCCGCCGGGCGGGAACGGCTGCGCTCGCTGGGCTTGCTCGCCGAGGAGCGGCGCCGGCTGCTCGGGTCCTCCGACAACGTCCCTGATTCCGGCCGCGACCCGGAGCAGCTCGACCGGCAGGCCGCCCGCGTCCGGGAGGAACAAGCCGGGCTGGAGCGCCAGATCGTGGACCGCCGCAGCGGTCTGGCCAACGCCACTGCCGCCAAACAGGACGCTGAAGAAGCCGCCGCCGCCGAGGACAAGCGGCTCGCGTCCCTGCTCCGCGCCGCCGCGGACCGCCGCGAGGGCCTGGCCAAGCTTGCCGGACAGGTGGGCGCCGCACGCTCCCGGGTCGAGTCCGCGCAGGCGGAACTCGGCCGGCTCCGTGAATCCCTCAAGGCCGGGGAGGAACGCCGCCGGCAGGCCCACAGCGAGTTCACCGCCCTCGAAACCCAGGCCGCCGGAGTGGAGGACGGCGAGGAGACCCTCGACGCCGACTACGAGGAAGCCGGCGCGGATCTCGACGCCATCGACGCCGAGATCGACGCGCTGAAGGCGGCGGAACGCGAGGGCGAACGCGAACGCGGCGCCCTCCTCGCCCGCCGCGACGCCCTCCAGCTCGGGCTGAACCGCAAGGACGGTTCGGGCCACATCCTCCGCTCGGGAATTGCCGGTGTGCTTGGCTCCCTGGCGTCCATGATCACGGTGGAACCAGGCTTCGAGGCCGCCATCGCGGCGGCTCTGGGCGCCTCGTCCGACGCCATCGTGGTGCAGGACAGCAAGGTTGCGGCCACTGCCGTGCAGCGCCTGAAGGACGACGACGCCGGCCGGGCCGCCTTGCTGCTGGCGGGCGCAACCGCGGGCCGGCGCACCTTCGACGGGCAGCTGCCCGCGGGCGCCCGGTGGGCCTCCGAACTGGTCACGGCATCCGGTTCGGAGGATGCCGCCTCCGGGCTGCCGCTGCCCGGGCTGATGGCGGGCATCGCCGTCGTCGAGGGCCTGGAAGGTGCGGCGCAGCTGCTGGCCGGCCGCCCGGAACTGACCGCCGTGACCCGGGCCGGGGACGTCCTGACCGCCCTGACGGTCAGCGGAGGCTCCGCGAAGGCTCCTTCGCTGATCGAAGTACAGGCCGCCGTCGAGGACGCCTCCTCACGGCTTGCCTCGGTGACCGCGGACCTGGAACGCCAGCGTTTCGCCCTCGCGTCCGCACAGGCCAGGCGGGCCGTGGCGCAGGACCGTGCCGATGCGGCCCTTGAGAAACTCCACGATTCGGATGCCCGGCTGGCGGCCGTCGCCGAACGCCTGGGCCACCTGAATTCCGTGCTGCGCAGCGCCGTCGGCGAAAGCGGGCGGCTCGGGGCCACCCTCGCCAAGGCAGAGGCCAACATCGTCAGCGAACAAGCGGCGCTGGAAGCCGTGGCGGCACGGCTCGCCGCCGCGCAGGAAGCACCGGCGGAGGAAGAACCCTCCCCGGAACACCGTGACGCCCTGGCCCTGGCCGCTTCCCTGGCCCGCAGCGCCGAGATGGAGGCCCGTCTCGCCCTGCGCAGCGCCGAGGAACAGCTCACGGCCATCCGGAACCGGGCGTCGTCGCTCGAACGCGCCGCCGCCACCGAACGGCGCGCCCGGGAGGAAGCCGCTGAGCGGGCACGCCGACGCCGGCTCCAGGCCAAACGCGCTGCCGCGGTGTCCGCCGCCGTCGGGCAGGTGATCGGCTTCATCGATGTCTCCGTGGAACTCGCCGCGCTGGAGCGGGACAGCGCCGAGGAACGCAGGGAGCAGTTGGACGGCGAGCTCTCCGCGGTGCGCAGCAGCAACGATGCCCTCGCCCGCGAACTGGCCGAACTGACCGACTCCGTCCACCGCGACGAACTGGCCCGCACCCAGCAGCGCCTCCGGATTGAAACCCTGGAGCTCAGAAGCGTCGAGGAGCTGGGACTGACCGCCGACCAGCTGGTGGCCGATTTCGGCCCGGACCAGCCCGTGCCCGTGGCCGCCGCGGAATCGGCGGACAAGTGGGCCGCCCTGCGCGCCCCGGTCGACGAGGACGGACACGAGCTCGTGACCGGCAAGCCCTTCGTCCGCGAGGAGCAGGAGAAGCGGCTCAAACGGGCCGAGCGGGACCTGTCGGCCCTGGGCCGGGTCAACCCCCTGGCGCTGGAGGAATTCGCCGCCCTCGAGGAACGCCACCAGTTCCTCAGCACCCAGCTTGAGGACCTGAAATCCAGCCGCAAGGACCTGTTGGACATCATCAAGGAAGTCGACGAGCGGGTCCAGAAGGTCTTTGCCGAGGCGTTCGAGGACACCTCGGCGCAGTTCGTCCGGATATTCGCGCGGCTGTTTCCCGGCGGCGAGGGCAGGCTGGTCCTCACCGACCCGTCGGACATGCTGACCAGCGGCATTGAGGTCGAGGCGCGGCCGGCCGGCAAGAAGATCAAGCGGCTCTCGTTGCTTTCGGGCGGTGAACGTTCGCTCACCGCGGTGGCCCTGCTCGTCGCGATCTTCAAAGCCCGGCCGTCACCGTTCTACGTGATGGACGAGGTGGAGGCGGCCCTGGACGACACCAACCTGGGCCGGCTCATCACGATCTTCGAGGAGCTGCGCGAATCCAGCCAGCTCATCATCATCACGCACCAGAAACGCACCATGGAAGTTGCCGACGCCCTGTACGGTGTCACGATGCGCGGCGACGGCGTCTCCACCGTCATCAGCCAGCGCCTCGGCGCGCAGGTCTAG
- a CDS encoding DUF4082 domain-containing protein — protein MSVSSATRSLTALKRAVIPLAVALVAALLPVAAPAGLLPMASAADPCSPLLNAVACENSKPGSAPSEWDITGAGDSDIQGFSTEISVNAGQPVKFKVDTDAASYTIGIYRTGWYQGLGARKIADVTPAAFRQNQPQCLSDVTTELYDCGTWAVSATWQVPATAVSGVYIALLTRPDNGSRSHITFVVRSDGSRSDVVFQTSDTSWQAYNSYGGSDFYEGAQNGRAYKISYNRPVNTRGAVDGRDFYFSNEYPLVRFLEKNGYDVSYISGVDTDRNGAQLLNHKVFLSVGHDEYWSGAQRANVEAARDAGVNLQFLSGNEVYWRTRMEPSPVDGAAGRTITSYKETWANGKIDPSTQWTGTWRDPRYASQANGGGLPENGLTGTMYMSNFTDLPITVSAAEGKSRLWRNTSLATLAAGSSAELAPHTVGYESNEDLDNGFRPAGLIRLSTTTGTTPQYLQDFGNTVKPGTTTHNTTLYRAPSRALVFSAGTVQWTWGLDQEHDGDGAAPDPRMQQAQINLLADMGAQPATRDAALSAATASSDTTGPTVAVSSPAEGTTIPHGTSVTVSGTASDTGGIVAGVEISTDGGSSWHPAQGKQSWTYTYIQKGLATASIQVRAVDDSANIGAPFTRQLQLTGPYSVFGQQVPDVPDSQDGGAYELGLNFVPSVDGFITGARFYKSAANTGTHTGSLWSSAGQRLATATFTAETASGWQEVLFSQPVPVAAGQKYVVSYTAPNGRYASKDFQWASFGLTDPPLTVAGGFGSAPAGVYASPGAFPSTSYINGNYFVDALFSTVDTSELTASGHWPLDGSSSVPQATTVGAVFSKPVTDSSVQLRLSANGTAVAGTTGYDPASRKVTFTPAADLDLGTVYTVALSATDASGGSLTSGATWSFTTVTSPPAPGSCPCSLYDDSVVPGIQEARDGVPLTLGVRFSSIAAGTVTGVRFYKSAGNTGTHTGTLFTASGEQLATVTFANESTSGWQTATFNQPIAMTANTEYIMAYKSTTGAYSATVNGFGPGLSVGNLRTPSDAGAYSYTNDFPSARSAASYLVDVVVQYPDPPFVAGAQTPLPGSSSVALDTTVSAALSKPASGSGPALTLTGPGSVEVPGTVSYEEPTGRVTFTPTAPLSPAASYTATLTATSATGQTLSGGDTWTFTTVPSPRTEGVCPCSLYQDTVTPGAPEFNDGVPLTLGVRFASDSPGQVTGVRFYKSAGNTGTHTGALFTASGQQLAAVTFTGESSAGWQTASFSQPVDIAANTEYVAAYRTPTGVYSATPGGFASGVTSGPLRTASGAGAFTYGGDFPGSSSSASYLVDVDFVVSVPPLNVTAQTPAADSLGFPLTSKPSVSLSEPLQTGFTFELSADGAAVAGTSALSADARTITFSPAEPLPPATMITASLSNAVSAQGAVLAPLSWQFTTSDPAGAEQSLFGSLLPAVAAATGDTASIELGTAFSVSVAGSATGVRFYKGAGNTGTHIGSLWTAAGERLAQVTFTDETTTGWQSAAFSAPVALEPGQVYVVSYLAPNGNYSSTAAFFAEPWSNGVLTAPGPQNGLYQYGAGGSVPATSWNSTNYFVDIGFAPAWP, from the coding sequence ATGTCCGTTTCCTCAGCCACCCGCTCACTGACGGCGCTCAAACGAGCCGTCATTCCCCTGGCCGTCGCTTTGGTTGCTGCGCTGCTGCCGGTTGCTGCGCCGGCGGGGCTCCTGCCGATGGCCAGCGCTGCGGATCCCTGCTCGCCGCTGCTTAACGCTGTGGCGTGTGAAAATTCCAAACCTGGGAGTGCGCCCTCGGAATGGGACATTACCGGCGCAGGCGATTCAGACATTCAAGGCTTCTCAACCGAAATCAGTGTCAATGCCGGCCAGCCAGTCAAATTCAAGGTGGACACCGACGCCGCCAGCTACACGATCGGCATCTACCGCACGGGCTGGTATCAGGGACTTGGCGCCCGCAAAATCGCCGATGTCACTCCGGCAGCCTTCCGGCAGAATCAACCCCAGTGCCTTAGCGACGTCACCACGGAACTCTACGACTGCGGAACGTGGGCCGTGTCCGCGACCTGGCAGGTTCCCGCGACGGCCGTCTCCGGTGTCTATATTGCCCTGCTGACGCGGCCGGACAACGGCAGCCGGAGCCACATCACCTTCGTGGTCCGCTCCGACGGCAGCCGTTCCGACGTCGTGTTCCAGACGTCCGATACCTCGTGGCAGGCCTACAACAGCTACGGCGGCTCGGACTTCTACGAGGGCGCACAGAATGGCCGTGCCTACAAAATCAGCTACAACCGTCCGGTGAATACGCGCGGCGCCGTGGACGGCCGAGACTTCTACTTCAGCAACGAGTACCCCCTGGTCCGCTTCCTGGAGAAAAACGGCTACGACGTCAGCTACATCAGCGGGGTGGACACCGACCGGAACGGTGCCCAGCTCCTCAACCACAAAGTATTCCTCTCCGTGGGCCATGACGAATACTGGTCCGGCGCCCAGCGGGCCAATGTCGAGGCCGCCCGCGATGCCGGCGTGAACCTGCAGTTCCTCTCCGGCAATGAAGTGTACTGGCGGACACGGATGGAGCCGTCGCCGGTCGACGGTGCGGCCGGCCGCACCATCACCTCCTACAAGGAGACCTGGGCCAACGGCAAGATCGACCCCAGCACGCAGTGGACCGGCACCTGGCGCGATCCCCGCTACGCCTCCCAGGCAAACGGCGGCGGTCTCCCCGAAAATGGCCTGACCGGAACGATGTACATGTCCAACTTCACGGATCTGCCCATCACCGTCAGCGCCGCCGAAGGAAAATCCCGGCTCTGGCGCAACACCTCCCTGGCGACTCTCGCGGCCGGCAGCTCCGCGGAGCTGGCGCCGCACACCGTGGGCTACGAATCCAACGAGGACCTGGACAACGGGTTCCGGCCCGCTGGGCTGATCCGCCTGTCCACCACCACGGGGACGACACCGCAGTATCTGCAGGATTTCGGCAACACGGTGAAGCCGGGCACCACCACGCACAACACGACCTTGTACCGCGCCCCCAGCCGGGCGCTGGTCTTCTCCGCAGGCACCGTCCAGTGGACGTGGGGGCTGGACCAGGAGCACGACGGCGACGGCGCGGCGCCCGATCCGCGGATGCAGCAGGCGCAGATCAACCTGCTGGCAGACATGGGTGCCCAGCCCGCCACCCGTGACGCGGCGCTCTCCGCGGCGACAGCCAGCAGCGACACGACGGGCCCGACCGTGGCGGTATCCTCCCCCGCCGAAGGAACCACCATCCCGCACGGCACCAGCGTCACGGTCTCCGGAACGGCCAGCGACACCGGCGGCATCGTGGCAGGCGTCGAAATCTCCACCGACGGCGGAAGCAGCTGGCATCCTGCCCAGGGCAAGCAAAGCTGGACCTACACCTATATCCAGAAGGGCCTCGCCACCGCCAGCATCCAGGTGCGCGCGGTGGACGACAGCGCCAACATCGGCGCACCGTTCACCCGTCAGCTGCAGCTGACCGGACCGTACTCGGTCTTCGGTCAACAGGTCCCCGATGTACCGGATTCCCAGGACGGCGGAGCCTACGAGCTGGGCCTGAACTTTGTGCCCAGCGTGGACGGCTTCATCACCGGGGCGCGCTTCTACAAAAGCGCCGCCAATACCGGAACCCACACCGGTTCGCTCTGGAGTTCCGCAGGCCAGCGGCTTGCCACGGCCACGTTCACGGCGGAGACGGCATCCGGCTGGCAGGAAGTACTGTTCAGCCAGCCGGTTCCGGTCGCCGCCGGGCAGAAGTACGTTGTCTCGTACACCGCCCCGAACGGCCGCTATGCGAGCAAGGACTTCCAATGGGCCAGCTTCGGTCTGACCGACCCGCCGTTGACGGTGGCTGGCGGCTTCGGGAGCGCCCCGGCCGGTGTGTACGCCAGTCCGGGTGCATTTCCGTCGACCAGTTACATCAACGGCAACTATTTCGTGGATGCCCTGTTCAGCACTGTGGACACCTCCGAGCTGACGGCTTCCGGACACTGGCCGCTGGACGGCTCATCGAGTGTCCCGCAGGCCACAACAGTCGGGGCGGTCTTCTCCAAGCCCGTCACAGATTCGAGCGTGCAGCTGAGGCTCTCGGCCAACGGGACGGCAGTCGCGGGCACCACCGGCTATGACCCCGCGAGCCGGAAGGTCACCTTCACTCCTGCCGCGGACCTGGACCTGGGCACCGTTTACACTGTGGCGCTCAGTGCCACGGACGCGAGCGGCGGCTCGTTGACCAGCGGCGCAACGTGGTCTTTCACCACGGTGACCTCTCCGCCGGCACCGGGCAGCTGTCCCTGCAGCCTCTACGACGACTCTGTTGTCCCCGGGATCCAGGAGGCCCGGGACGGCGTGCCGCTGACTCTGGGCGTCCGGTTCTCCAGCATTGCTGCAGGGACCGTCACCGGCGTCCGCTTCTATAAGTCAGCGGGCAACACCGGCACGCACACGGGGACGCTGTTCACCGCGTCCGGAGAGCAGCTTGCCACTGTCACCTTCGCAAATGAAAGTACCTCCGGCTGGCAGACGGCGACCTTCAACCAGCCCATTGCCATGACGGCGAACACCGAATACATCATGGCCTACAAGAGCACCACCGGAGCCTACTCCGCGACCGTGAACGGCTTCGGACCCGGGCTGAGCGTCGGGAACCTTAGAACGCCGTCCGATGCCGGGGCGTACTCGTATACGAATGATTTCCCCAGTGCCCGCTCCGCAGCCAGTTACCTCGTTGACGTGGTGGTCCAGTATCCCGATCCGCCGTTCGTGGCCGGGGCGCAGACACCGCTGCCCGGCTCGTCGAGCGTCGCTCTGGATACCACGGTCTCCGCTGCCTTGTCCAAGCCTGCGTCGGGGTCGGGTCCGGCGCTGACCCTGACAGGTCCCGGCTCCGTCGAGGTTCCCGGTACGGTCAGTTACGAGGAGCCGACGGGCAGGGTCACCTTCACGCCGACGGCGCCCCTGAGCCCGGCGGCCAGCTACACGGCCACCTTGACCGCAACCTCGGCGACGGGACAGACGCTCAGCGGCGGGGACACCTGGACCTTCACGACCGTTCCTTCCCCGCGGACCGAGGGAGTCTGCCCGTGCTCGCTGTACCAGGACACCGTGACTCCGGGCGCACCGGAATTCAACGACGGGGTACCCCTCACTCTGGGCGTCCGTTTCGCCAGCGATTCGCCCGGTCAGGTCACGGGCGTCCGCTTCTACAAGTCCGCGGGCAACACCGGAACACACACCGGAGCACTGTTCACCGCCTCCGGCCAGCAGCTGGCGGCCGTGACCTTCACCGGGGAATCCTCCGCCGGGTGGCAGACGGCCTCCTTCAGCCAGCCCGTGGACATCGCCGCGAACACGGAATACGTGGCCGCCTACCGCACTCCCACCGGGGTTTACTCTGCAACACCCGGCGGATTTGCCTCCGGGGTCACCAGCGGACCGCTGCGGACGGCCTCCGGAGCCGGCGCGTTCACGTACGGCGGCGACTTCCCCGGATCTTCCTCGAGCGCAAGCTACCTGGTAGACGTCGACTTTGTCGTGTCGGTTCCGCCGCTCAACGTGACAGCGCAGACGCCGGCGGCAGATTCCCTGGGCTTCCCGCTGACCTCGAAACCGTCGGTGTCGTTGTCTGAGCCTCTCCAGACCGGCTTCACGTTCGAACTGTCAGCCGACGGTGCCGCCGTCGCCGGCACCTCCGCGCTGTCGGCGGACGCCAGGACGATCACGTTCTCGCCGGCAGAGCCGCTGCCGCCTGCCACCATGATCACCGCCAGCCTGAGCAATGCAGTCTCCGCCCAGGGCGCCGTGCTCGCGCCGCTCAGCTGGCAGTTCACAACATCCGATCCCGCCGGCGCCGAACAGTCACTCTTCGGCTCCCTGCTCCCGGCCGTCGCTGCCGCAACCGGGGACACTGCATCCATTGAGCTGGGTACCGCCTTCTCGGTGTCAGTGGCGGGCAGTGCCACGGGCGTCAGGTTCTATAAGGGCGCCGGTAACACCGGAACGCATATCGGCTCGCTGTGGACTGCGGCCGGGGAGAGACTGGCCCAGGTGACGTTCACTGACGAGACAACCACCGGCTGGCAGTCGGCCGCGTTCTCTGCTCCCGTCGCGCTCGAGCCGGGGCAGGTCTACGTGGTGTCTTACCTGGCTCCCAACGGCAACTACTCCTCCACAGCGGCGTTCTTCGCCGAACCGTGGAGCAACGGCGTCCTGACGGCGCCGGGCCCGCAGAACGGCCTGTACCAGTACGGGGCCGGCGGTTCCGTACCGGCCACCTCCTGGAACTCCACCAACTACTTCGTTGATATCGGCTTCGCACCTGCGTGGCCGTAG
- a CDS encoding MFS transporter, with protein sequence MYLSISDRNGGKKDLDPVATSPAGALKRPFRLSPVILWLGVVSMLTDVSSESVSAILPLYITGFLGLSIIAFGIIDGINQGASAIVRIAAGYASDRIGRPKRVALAGYGLSAVARAGLLFAGGFWALTAVVTADRIGKGIRTAPRDALIAVSAQPEYLARHFGVHRMLDNIGAASGPLLAFFILMMMPTGYTTVFVVSLAFAAVGVAVLTLLVPNLRTRTPGGLAEERRTGPVWGFRWRLLREPGLGRLLAAAGILGLLTVGDGFIYLVLQDRDSFAVQWFPLLYVGTNVVFLALAVPLGRLADRWGKARVFIAGHVALLACYLLAAAPIGGLGSTVACLVLLGAFYAATDGVLAALASQLTPPDMLATGLGAAQTVVALSRMAASVGFGVLWFALGPSGAMVVVGGSLAAAIVASWFVLRGGKRQRPAA encoded by the coding sequence GTGTACCTCTCCATTTCAGACCGCAACGGCGGCAAGAAGGACCTGGATCCGGTCGCCACCAGCCCGGCCGGGGCGCTGAAACGGCCTTTCCGTCTCTCCCCGGTCATTCTCTGGCTGGGCGTGGTCAGCATGCTCACGGATGTATCGTCCGAGTCCGTGTCCGCAATCCTGCCCCTGTACATCACCGGATTCCTCGGCCTTTCGATCATTGCGTTTGGAATCATCGATGGCATCAACCAGGGCGCGAGCGCCATCGTCCGGATCGCTGCAGGGTATGCGTCGGACCGCATCGGGCGCCCCAAACGGGTGGCCCTCGCCGGCTACGGGCTCTCCGCCGTGGCCCGGGCCGGGCTCCTGTTCGCCGGCGGATTCTGGGCCCTGACGGCAGTGGTGACGGCCGACCGCATTGGCAAGGGGATCCGGACGGCGCCCCGTGATGCTTTGATCGCAGTCTCAGCCCAGCCTGAATACCTGGCGCGGCATTTTGGCGTGCACCGGATGCTGGACAACATCGGTGCGGCAAGCGGCCCGTTGCTGGCTTTTTTCATCCTCATGATGATGCCCACCGGATACACCACCGTTTTTGTGGTCTCCCTGGCCTTTGCGGCGGTTGGCGTCGCGGTTCTCACGCTGTTGGTGCCAAATCTGAGAACCCGGACGCCGGGCGGCCTGGCGGAGGAACGCCGCACCGGGCCGGTGTGGGGATTCCGCTGGCGGCTCCTGCGGGAACCCGGCCTTGGCCGCCTTCTGGCCGCCGCCGGAATACTGGGCCTGCTGACGGTCGGCGACGGCTTTATTTACCTGGTGTTGCAGGACCGGGACTCCTTTGCTGTGCAGTGGTTCCCGCTGCTTTACGTGGGCACGAACGTGGTGTTCCTGGCCCTCGCCGTTCCGCTGGGCCGCCTGGCGGACCGCTGGGGCAAGGCACGGGTCTTTATTGCCGGGCACGTGGCCCTGCTTGCCTGCTACCTGCTGGCTGCGGCACCGATTGGGGGACTCGGATCCACCGTGGCCTGCCTGGTCCTGCTTGGGGCCTTCTACGCCGCGACGGACGGCGTGCTGGCCGCGCTGGCAAGCCAACTGACTCCGCCGGACATGCTTGCCACCGGTCTCGGCGCGGCCCAGACAGTGGTGGCGCTCAGCCGGATGGCCGCTTCCGTTGGCTTTGGCGTCCTGTGGTTCGCGCTGGGTCCCTCCGGTGCGATGGTGGTGGTCGGAGGCAGCCTTGCCGCAGCCATTGTCGCGTCCTGGTTCGTCCTGCGCGGCGGCAAGCGGCAGAGGCCGGCAGCTTGA
- the mutM gene encoding bifunctional DNA-formamidopyrimidine glycosylase/DNA-(apurinic or apyrimidinic site) lyase, whose product MPELPEVEVVRRGLVSWVRGRTITAVEVVDPRSVRRHTLGPEDFAGNLEGARVLDVVRRGKFLWLPLADTPATDSGDGPAAPFAPTVALMAHLGMSGQLLMQDSSVSDEKHLKVRLHLSPADGMPQQLRFVDQRIFGGLFLTSLIPTADGGPGGLAAAPLPLIAEEASHIARDPLDPYFSFDEFYRRLRTRKTGLKRALLDQGLVSGIGNIYADESLWKARLHFARPTDTLRRAEAERVLDAAREVMTDALAAGGTSFDSLYVNVNGASGYFDRSLNAYGREGQECKRCAAAGLVSVMKRDQFMNRSSYSCPVCQPPPRNGRW is encoded by the coding sequence GTGCCTGAACTGCCCGAGGTCGAAGTTGTCCGCCGCGGCCTTGTGAGCTGGGTGCGGGGCCGGACCATCACCGCTGTTGAGGTGGTGGATCCGCGCTCCGTCCGCCGGCATACGCTCGGCCCGGAGGACTTCGCGGGCAACCTTGAGGGCGCCCGCGTCCTTGACGTGGTCCGGCGCGGAAAGTTCCTTTGGCTGCCGCTGGCCGATACTCCGGCAACTGACTCCGGCGACGGCCCGGCCGCACCCTTTGCCCCTACGGTGGCTCTCATGGCGCACCTGGGCATGTCCGGACAGCTGCTGATGCAGGACTCCTCAGTTTCCGACGAGAAGCACTTGAAGGTGCGCCTGCACCTCAGCCCCGCCGATGGCATGCCGCAGCAGCTCCGGTTCGTGGATCAGCGGATCTTTGGCGGGCTCTTCCTCACCTCGCTGATCCCCACGGCGGACGGCGGTCCCGGCGGCCTCGCCGCAGCGCCGCTGCCTCTCATCGCTGAGGAAGCCTCCCACATCGCGCGGGACCCGCTGGATCCGTACTTCTCCTTCGATGAGTTCTACCGGCGCCTGCGGACCCGCAAGACAGGCCTCAAACGCGCCCTGCTGGACCAGGGGCTCGTCTCGGGAATCGGTAACATCTACGCGGACGAGTCCCTCTGGAAGGCACGGCTGCACTTCGCCCGGCCCACGGACACGCTTCGGCGGGCGGAGGCTGAGCGTGTCCTGGACGCCGCGCGCGAGGTGATGACCGACGCCCTGGCGGCCGGCGGCACCAGCTTTGACTCGCTGTATGTCAACGTCAATGGGGCCTCCGGCTACTTCGACCGCTCGCTCAACGCCTACGGACGCGAGGGCCAGGAATGCAAACGCTGCGCCGCCGCCGGTTTGGTCAGCGTGATGAAACGGGACCAGTTCATGAACCGCTCCTCCTATTCGTGCCCGGTCTGCCAGCCGCCGCCGCGTAACGGGCGCTGGTAG